The Dyella sp. 2HG41-7 sequence TGCCTGCCCCGCGTTGATCCCATTGCACAACGGTGAAGTAATCCTCCCATGAGGATTGATAGGTGTAATCGTCCGGCATGCTGGGCGATGCCGGACCGCCATGCAGCATCAGCAAGATGGGATTGCGACGATCCTTGCCGCGGATCGACAGCCACTGATCGATGCCGTTGATCGGCACCTTCACCATCTCGTCGACGCCGTTGGGCGTCACGATACGGCGGCTGTTGGCGATGATCGCGGTGACTTCCGCTCGCGTCATCGTTTGCGGCTTGTTTTGCGCGTTCGCGTCATCGTGCGACGTGTTCGCGGCATACAGCGGAGCCATGACGGCAGCGGCGACCAACCACGTCGCGCACCAACGAACCCTTCCAAATAACGGCATAACCAACTCCCTGTGAATGCAATGGAATATCGCGCTTACGCCGACCGCGTCGCGACAATCGGTGGCACATCGGCCGCGCGCAAGGCCGGCCATAGCACCGATGCCTGACTGATCAGCCAAAGCAACGCAGCGCCTACGGGCAAATACATCGTCGGCAAGCGTGGCAATTCGTAATGCAGCATCAAATAAATATTGATGCCGTAGGCCAGCATCATGCCCAGACCAATACCCATCGTCGCCAGCAAAAAGTTTTCTGTCTGGAAGTAATGCAGGATATGGGCGCGCGTCGCGCCCAAAGCCCTGCGCACACCGATGCTGCGCCGACGTTGCGCTACCCAGAAGCTCACCAGACCAATAATGCCGAGCGCATTCACCACCAGCAGCGCCACGCAGACCGACACCAGAATGCCCGCCATGGCGATGTCATCCTGAAAAAAATCGCGCCGAATGTCATCGAGCGTGCGTTGACGTATGACAACGCGCTCGGGATCGGCACGCTTAAGAGCGGCCACGGCTGCTTTGAGAACTTCCGCGCGCTGCTGCGGATGAGTGCGTATCACATAACTCTGGTCCTTCCCCACACCCATATGCAGAGGAAGCACCATGGAATATTGCGCTGTTTCGTCCTTATAGGGGTTGGCGCGCGCCAAACCCTGCACGACGCCGATCACGCGCGCGCCGAAACTTTGGGTCAGATAGATGGTTTTGCCCAGCGGATCTTGCCCCGGCCACAAACGGTCGGCGAGGGGCCGAGTGATGATCGCAATGGCGGGCAAAGATCTGGTATCGCCACTGCTCAATGCTTTGATGGCGGTGTCCGCGTCGATATATTCGGACGCTGTGAAATCGCGCCCTTCCACCAGGCGACTACCCAACGCCTGAGTAATATTGTCGCCGAAGTAGCTGCCCGCCCTTAACGTGGGTTCGTGTTGATTGGCGTCGAGCCGAATATTGACGTTCGAAGACGATCCGGCGAACGGGACCTGATTGGTCTGGCCCACCGCTTGCACGCCGGGAATTTGCCGAAGGATGGCAAGGTCTTCCGCCGCGCGTACGTACCTATTGTCAGTATTCGCCACATCGGCCACTTGCACCTGCAGCACCTCGTGCTCGGCAACGCCGCTTTGCATATGCATATGGTGAAGACGCAAGCCGATCAGAAAGATCGCGTTGCAGACAATGGCGCAGGTCAGCGCGATCTGCATGATCAACAACCATGCCGTGATCTTGTGCCTGCGCAGCGTCGAAAGAATCGGACGGATTTCCATGGCGCCTCACTGACTCTTCAACTGCAAGGCCGGCGCCACCTGGCACGCGCGCCACGCGGGCAACAGGCCCGCAATCACACTGGCGCCGACCGCCAACGCGAGCGTGGTCGCCAGCATCGAAACATCCAAATGCGCAAGCGCGGCATAACTGGATGGACGATGTCGCACCAGCCACAAACCGAACAAGGCAAGTCCAAGCCCCAATAGGCCGCCAAGGAGCCCCACTAAACCCGCCTCCACGATCAATTGCATAAAGACCGTGCGGCGGGATGCGCCCAGTGCGCGGCGCACGCTCAGCTCGCCGGCCCGCCGCAAGAATTTCGCCAACAGCAGACCGACGGTATTGACCAGGCAAACCATCAGAAAACCGAACGCGAGTCCGGTCTGCAAACGCACATCATCCGGAACCACTTGGTTGTAATCCAACCATTGCATGACATTACGCAAACGCACATTCGGCGCACGTTCGAATCGTCCCAAGGCGCGCTGCTGTTCGGAATAGTTCACCAGAAAGTTCCGATAGTCGGCCACCTTCTGCGGACTATCCAGTTCAATCCAGAACTGCAGCCACACGCACGTCTCCGACGGAAGCGTCGTGCCCACGCCACCGGTTCCATTACCCCAGCAATCATTCGAACCGTCGATGCTGAAGCCGGAATCGAAGGCAGTCAGCAGCGGCACGAATGCCTGTTCGGCATAGTTGTAATCGCCGGTGTTGAGATCGTAGAAGTGAGGATTCGGAGACCAATCGTTGAGCACGCCAACGATGCGAAAATCTTTTTTCCCAATACGCAGCACGCGCCCCACGCTGTTTGCGCCAGCGAACAAACGGTCATTGAGTTTGCGGGCGATCACGACCACCCTCGCCTTGGCTTCGTCGTCGACACTGTTCCAACCGCCGCCAAACAAAAACGGCGTATCGAACATCGGAAAGAAATCGGCCGTGGTGTAACGCGCCTCGACGATAAACGGATCGAGGCCGGTCGATGACGGCATCACCGCCACCGCGCCACCCCTCATCAGTGCTTGCCGGTTGGCGCGTTTGGCGCGAAGAAGATTCAATCCGTCGATCAACGTTACCTGAGTTGGCGGCTCCTTGCCGGAAAGGGTGCCGGTTGGATCGCGCGGATCGATTTGCGGGTAATACAACGAACCGCTGCGTCCGGGGAGCGGATCGCCCGACAGGACATGCAGCACCGTAAGCGTCGT is a genomic window containing:
- a CDS encoding FtsX-like permease family protein, whose product is MEIRPILSTLRRHKITAWLLIMQIALTCAIVCNAIFLIGLRLHHMHMQSGVAEHEVLQVQVADVANTDNRYVRAAEDLAILRQIPGVQAVGQTNQVPFAGSSSNVNIRLDANQHEPTLRAGSYFGDNITQALGSRLVEGRDFTASEYIDADTAIKALSSGDTRSLPAIAIITRPLADRLWPGQDPLGKTIYLTQSFGARVIGVVQGLARANPYKDETAQYSMVLPLHMGVGKDQSYVIRTHPQQRAEVLKAAVAALKRADPERVVIRQRTLDDIRRDFFQDDIAMAGILVSVCVALLVVNALGIIGLVSFWVAQRRRSIGVRRALGATRAHILHYFQTENFLLATMGIGLGMMLAYGINIYLMLHYELPRLPTMYLPVGAALLWLISQASVLWPALRAADVPPIVATRSA
- a CDS encoding ABC transporter permease, coding for MFRYYLDLGLRSLTHNKVLTMLMVLAIAVGIGASMTTLTVLHVLSGDPLPGRSGSLYYPQIDPRDPTGTLSGKEPPTQVTLIDGLNLLRAKRANRQALMRGGAVAVMPSSTGLDPFIVEARYTTADFFPMFDTPFLFGGGWNSVDDEAKARVVVIARKLNDRLFAGANSVGRVLRIGKKDFRIVGVLNDWSPNPHFYDLNTGDYNYAEQAFVPLLTAFDSGFSIDGSNDCWGNGTGGVGTTLPSETCVWLQFWIELDSPQKVADYRNFLVNYSEQQRALGRFERAPNVRLRNVMQWLDYNQVVPDDVRLQTGLAFGFLMVCLVNTVGLLLAKFLRRAGELSVRRALGASRRTVFMQLIVEAGLVGLLGGLLGLGLALFGLWLVRHRPSSYAALAHLDVSMLATTLALAVGASVIAGLLPAWRACQVAPALQLKSQ